A single window of Lathamus discolor isolate bLatDis1 chromosome 20, bLatDis1.hap1, whole genome shotgun sequence DNA harbors:
- the LOC136023959 gene encoding feather keratin Cos1-2-like, giving the protein MSCCNPCVPCQPCGPTPLANSCNECCVRQCQSSTIAIQPSAVVVTLPGPILSSFPQNTVVGSSTSAAVGSILSAEGVPINSGGFDLSCITNRYRCRPC; this is encoded by the coding sequence ATGTCCTGCTGCAACCCGTGCgtgccctgccagccctgcggcCCGACCccgctggccaacagctgcaatGAGTGCTGTGTCAGGCAGTGCCAGAGCTCCACCATCGCCATCCAGCCCTCCGCcgtggtggtgaccctgcccggccccatcctcagctccttccctcaGAACACCGTTGTGGGCTCCTCCACCTCCGCTGCCgttggcagcatcctcagcGCCGAGGGAGTGCCCATCAACTCCGGGGGCTTCGACCTCTCCTGCATCACCAACCGCTACCGCTGCAGACCCTGCtaa
- the LOC136023965 gene encoding feather keratin Cos1-1/Cos1-3/Cos2-1-like, producing MSCCNPCVPCQPCGPTPLANSCNECCVRQCQSSTVVIEPSPVVVTLPGPILSSSPQNTVVGSSTSAAVGSILSAEGVPINSGGFDLSCITNRYRCRPC from the coding sequence ATGTCCTGCTGCAACCCGTGCgtgccctgccagccctgcggcCCGACCCCactggccaacagctgcaatGAGTGCTGTGTCAGGCAGTGCCAGAGCTCCACCGTCGTCATTGAGCCTTCCCCcgtggtggtgaccctgcccggccccatcctcagctcctcccCTCAGAACACCGTTGTGGGCTCCTCCACCTCCGCTGCCgttggcagcatcctcagcGCCGAGGGAGTGCCCATCAACTCCGGGGGCTTCGACCTCTCCTGCATCACCAACCGCTACCGCTGCAGACCCTGCTAA
- the LOC136023945 gene encoding feather keratin Cos1-1/Cos1-3/Cos2-1-like: MSSTSHVITCDVSVHQERAGQWLPVQCLPLCLRHCGVSIKASPTGHSLQLFCHQPLLGNQVKLQPRAMSCPEKCQTCEPCQPCRPCQPCGPTPLANSCNECCVRQCQSSTVVIEPSPVVVTLPGPILSSSPQNTVVGSSTSAAVGSILSAEGVPINSGGFDLSCITNRYRCRPC, encoded by the exons ATGAGCAGCACGTCCCATGTCATTACCTGCGATGTTTCCGTTCATCAGGAACGTGCAGGACAATGGCTGCCTGTGCAGTGCCTGCCTTTGTGCCTGAGGCACTGTggggtcagtataaaagccagCCCAACGGGTCACTCTCTCCAGCTCTTCTGCCACCAGCCTCTCCTTGGGAACCAG GTGAAGCTGCAGCCCCGAGCCATGTCCTGCCCTGAGAAGTGCCAGACGTGCgagccctgccagccctgccggccctgccagccctgcggcCCGACCccgctggccaacagctgcaatGAGTGCTGTGTCAGGCAGTGCCAGAGCTCCACCGTCGTCATTGAGCCTTCCCCcgtggtggtgaccctgcccggccccatcctcagctcctcccCTCAGAACACCGTTGTGGGCTCCTCCACCTCCGCTGCCgttggcagcatcctcagcGCCGAGGGAGTGCCCATCAACTCCGGGGGCTTCGACCTCTCCTGCATCACCAACCGCTACCGCTGCAGACCCTGCTAA